The proteins below are encoded in one region of Deltaproteobacteria bacterium:
- a CDS encoding PAS domain S-box protein: MPIRHGAPSRATGTRPLDKSKPGISGNDRSHTQHPDAPDGTIMQPSPNTSFFRKALALLGMYVIFVAVLGYLWIQHEERQAFAHIDARLRLGATSLKYLLANDFHDRATTAQAIDFDEEMRNRAKVNAFAATNGFIYAYTLVRHGDGIHFSAPTVTPEEAEERKVWYFYPYEDVPTAFRDALAAKKDVFLNYTDEWGHFRSYCAYETSPGGNPYLACADIEISQLSAIHEKYLLASVATAAGFLAFLAPAALLIRGFYRAHIKALRASKEDVDTHHRLLQDILAKLPVGLVLVQQDHCINRVNPAFTRLTGYTTDDVPTRTAWVRTCLPDRKSKKQFLRAWSARFAPTIEDGVETRVSCKDGTLKTFALHTKILGDGRAFILLFDLTERLQAEENMRGSEARLRQILDSLQVGIAVVSTEDLRLSYVNPKLLDMTGRSAIELLGSRCTDFICDAHTQSCPYPDQLVPQTYTEETLTTATGSSIQVLKAVIRTEINGKPVLVESFADITSQKRAEADLILAKDEAEAASRVKTEFLNIMSHEIRTPLNGIMTALQIMQTLGAQGPMAAMIDTSLQGSKALLTILSDILDLADLETETMTISVSPFAPVLCVDSVLNAFREEARRKGLELTCWVDPTLADPLIGDLKRIRQVLFNLVGNAIKYTHHGSIEITMTRLPHQTRPGCEQVHFMVADTGPGIADEKMELIFESFSQADMSLSRRYSGSGIGLALVRRLIMLMGGGMCVSTQEKFGTEFHFSLALGRTGTLPVV, encoded by the coding sequence ATGCCTATCCGACACGGGGCACCATCGCGCGCGACCGGAACACGGCCGCTGGACAAATCCAAGCCTGGCATTTCCGGCAACGACCGCAGCCACACCCAACATCCCGATGCCCCGGATGGAACCATCATGCAGCCGTCCCCAAATACGTCATTTTTTCGCAAAGCCCTTGCCCTGCTGGGCATGTACGTCATTTTTGTCGCAGTCCTGGGCTACCTCTGGATCCAGCACGAAGAACGACAGGCTTTCGCGCATATCGACGCCCGGCTCCGCCTTGGCGCCACCAGTCTCAAATATCTTCTGGCCAATGACTTCCACGACCGGGCCACGACAGCCCAAGCCATCGACTTCGACGAGGAAATGCGCAACCGGGCCAAGGTCAACGCATTCGCCGCGACCAACGGCTTTATCTATGCCTACACCCTGGTCCGCCACGGGGATGGAATCCATTTTTCCGCGCCCACGGTCACCCCGGAGGAGGCCGAGGAACGCAAGGTGTGGTATTTCTACCCGTACGAGGACGTTCCGACCGCGTTTCGCGACGCCTTGGCCGCGAAAAAAGATGTCTTCCTGAACTACACCGACGAATGGGGGCACTTCCGCAGCTACTGCGCCTATGAAACCAGTCCCGGCGGCAATCCCTATCTGGCCTGCGCGGACATCGAAATCAGCCAGCTCTCGGCCATTCACGAAAAATACCTCCTGGCCAGCGTGGCCACGGCCGCGGGCTTTCTGGCCTTCCTGGCTCCGGCCGCCCTCCTGATCCGTGGCTTTTACCGCGCGCACATCAAAGCCCTGCGCGCCTCCAAGGAAGACGTGGACACCCACCACCGGCTGCTCCAGGATATCCTCGCCAAACTGCCCGTGGGACTGGTCCTGGTCCAGCAGGACCACTGTATCAATCGGGTCAATCCGGCCTTCACCCGGCTCACGGGATACACCACGGACGACGTGCCGACGCGCACCGCCTGGGTTCGGACCTGCCTGCCGGACCGGAAATCCAAAAAACAATTTTTACGGGCCTGGAGCGCGCGCTTCGCCCCGACCATCGAAGACGGCGTCGAAACACGGGTGTCCTGCAAGGACGGCACGCTCAAGACCTTTGCCCTGCACACCAAGATTCTCGGTGACGGCCGGGCCTTCATTCTGCTGTTCGATCTGACCGAACGGCTCCAGGCCGAGGAAAACATGCGCGGCAGCGAGGCGCGGCTGCGCCAGATTCTGGACAGCCTGCAGGTTGGCATTGCCGTGGTTTCCACCGAGGATCTGCGCCTGTCCTATGTTAATCCGAAGCTGCTGGACATGACCGGACGGTCCGCGATCGAACTGCTCGGCTCCCGCTGCACGGACTTCATTTGTGACGCGCATACCCAGTCCTGTCCCTATCCCGACCAGCTGGTTCCCCAGACATACACCGAGGAAACCCTGACCACCGCCACGGGCAGTTCCATCCAGGTTCTCAAGGCCGTCATCCGCACGGAAATCAATGGCAAGCCGGTCCTGGTTGAATCCTTCGCGGACATCACCAGCCAGAAACGGGCCGAGGCGGACCTGATCCTGGCCAAGGACGAAGCCGAAGCCGCCAGCCGGGTCAAGACCGAATTCCTGAATATCATGAGCCACGAAATCCGCACTCCGCTGAACGGCATCATGACCGCCCTGCAAATCATGCAAACCCTGGGCGCCCAGGGCCCCATGGCGGCCATGATCGACACGTCCCTGCAGGGCAGCAAGGCCCTGCTGACCATCCTGAGCGATATCCTCGACCTGGCCGACCTGGAAACGGAAACCATGACCATCTCGGTATCGCCCTTTGCCCCGGTCCTGTGCGTGGACTCGGTCCTGAACGCCTTCAGGGAGGAAGCCCGGCGCAAGGGCCTGGAACTGACCTGCTGGGTGGACCCGACCCTGGCCGATCCGCTGATCGGCGATCTGAAGCGCATCCGCCAAGTGCTCTTCAACCTCGTTGGCAACGCCATCAAATACACCCACCATGGTTCGATCGAAATCACCATGACCCGCCTGCCCCACCAAACCAGGCCAGGGTGCGAACAGGTGCATTTCATGGTCGCGGACACGGGTCCGGGCATCGCGGACGAAAAAATGGAGCTCATCTTCGAGTCCTTTTCCCAGGCGGACATGAGCCTGAGCCGCCGCTACTCGGGCTCCGGCATCGGCTTGGCCCTGGTCCGCCGCCTCATCATGCTCATGGGCGGTGGCATGTGCGTGTCCACCCAGGAAAAATTCGGCACCGAATTCCATTTCTCCCTGGCCCTGGGCCGGACCGGCACCCTGCCGGTGGTCTGA
- a CDS encoding radical SAM/SPASM domain-containing protein: MSDVAPPMRFERVFVEITTICNLNCAFCPGTTRPAARMAPDFFHHVLSQVRPLTDQISLHVLGEPLTHPELPRLLDLCAQTGLRANVTTNGTLIDTAAGRALLGPMVRQVNFSLQALPRGAHFDAKALDEVLAFVRLALDQRPDLYINLRLWNQDSQRYQETEHTKRLLDRVAATLGMAVTPPPPGRKSRRLAGRLYLHLDTLFDWPGTAPVRRVGFCHALSSQCAILVDGTVCPCCLDAEGRLALGNIRHDDLMDILNGARARAMRDGFQHGRLVESLCQSCGYCRRFATRRAPGATPG; this comes from the coding sequence ATGTCCGATGTCGCCCCTCCAATGCGTTTCGAGCGCGTGTTCGTGGAAATCACGACCATCTGCAACCTGAACTGCGCCTTTTGTCCGGGAACGACCCGGCCGGCCGCGCGCATGGCACCCGATTTTTTCCACCACGTCCTGAGCCAGGTCCGCCCCCTGACCGACCAGATCAGCCTGCATGTGCTCGGTGAACCACTGACCCACCCGGAATTGCCGCGCCTGCTCGATCTCTGTGCCCAGACCGGTCTGAGGGCCAACGTGACCACCAACGGCACCCTGATCGACACGGCGGCCGGCCGGGCCCTGCTCGGGCCCATGGTCCGGCAGGTCAATTTTTCCCTCCAGGCCCTGCCGCGGGGCGCCCATTTCGACGCCAAGGCCCTGGACGAGGTCCTGGCCTTTGTCCGTCTGGCGCTGGATCAACGCCCCGATCTGTACATCAACCTGCGACTTTGGAACCAAGACAGCCAGCGTTACCAGGAAACCGAACACACCAAACGACTACTCGACCGCGTCGCTGCCACCCTGGGCATGGCCGTCACCCCGCCTCCGCCCGGACGCAAGAGCCGGCGTCTCGCGGGGCGCCTGTATCTGCATCTGGACACCCTTTTCGACTGGCCCGGAACGGCCCCGGTCCGCCGGGTCGGATTTTGCCACGCCCTGTCCAGCCAGTGCGCCATCCTGGTCGACGGCACGGTTTGCCCCTGCTGCCTTGATGCCGAAGGCCGTCTGGCCCTGGGCAATATCCGCCACGATGATCTGATGGACATTTTGAACGGCGCCAGGGCCAGGGCCATGCGCGACGGGTTTCAGCATGGTCGTCTGGTGGAATCCCTGTGCCAGTCCTGCGGGTATTGCCGCCGCTTCGCCACGCGCCGCGCACCGGGCGCCACGCCCGGATAA
- a CDS encoding methyltransferase domain-containing protein: MKLQTGALLQLGTHAKKIMARTNLHPHGLAHLSRPLQPGLAFMQALLRDPRAMGACSPSSKSLATVMAAQVPLPSKGLVLELGGGTGSVTKALLCRGVPASQLRVIENNPVLARLLAERFPRVTVIQGDAAQLSRLLPETRPHVHCIVSSLPLLSLPAPLVARIIGQIGLLLNRHGTLIQFTYRIGGGASPLAAAFEPIRSQTIFLNLPPAKVEVFHPRPA; this comes from the coding sequence ATGAAGCTCCAAACCGGCGCGTTGCTCCAACTCGGGACGCACGCCAAAAAAATAATGGCCAGGACAAACCTCCATCCCCATGGGCTGGCGCACCTGTCCCGGCCCCTGCAACCCGGTCTGGCCTTCATGCAGGCCCTGCTCCGCGATCCCCGCGCCATGGGCGCGTGCAGCCCCAGTTCCAAATCGCTGGCCACGGTCATGGCCGCCCAGGTACCCCTGCCGTCCAAGGGGCTGGTGCTCGAACTGGGAGGTGGCACGGGATCGGTGACCAAAGCCCTGCTGTGCCGGGGCGTGCCCGCGTCCCAACTCCGCGTCATCGAAAACAATCCAGTGCTCGCCCGGTTGCTCGCGGAACGCTTTCCCCGAGTCACGGTCATTCAGGGAGACGCGGCCCAGCTGTCCCGCCTCCTGCCCGAGACCCGCCCCCACGTGCACTGCATCGTCTCCAGCCTGCCGCTGCTGTCCCTGCCCGCGCCCCTGGTCGCGCGCATCATCGGCCAAATCGGCCTGCTCCTGAACCGCCACGGCACCCTGATCCAGTTCACCTACCGCATTGGCGGCGGCGCGAGTCCATTGGCCGCCGCTTTTGAACCGATCCGATCCCAAACCATCTTTCTCAACCTGCCCCCGGCCAAGGTCGAAGTCTTCCACCCGCGCCCGGCCTGA
- a CDS encoding NAD(+) diphosphatase, translated as MDHYTRSARNTFAGLHLDRKPFVHQGHDDPFVHLAAPSATFVVVRHDEILFDPGSGVPLLLGHRDVARCADLRESALLLGADDHAQYFALDYSRLSTTAGNCVDGLGVFEKLRQHTAILPPEQAALLGFARSAVGWTNAARFCSACGHPTQGNPLTLARVCSNPDCGKHHFPRVDPAMIVLVHRDDSCLLGRQTSWRPRMYSAIAGYVEPGESVEDAVCRETWEETGIRLGDIRYHSSQPWPFSGSIMLGFHATAKTTDIRLADQELEDARWFSRAEIPDLLDQGVLVLPPTDTIARRLFDAWFTPRHPS; from the coding sequence ATGGACCACTACACCCGATCCGCCCGCAACACGTTCGCGGGCCTGCACCTCGACCGCAAACCCTTTGTCCACCAGGGGCACGACGATCCGTTCGTGCATCTGGCCGCGCCCTCGGCGACGTTCGTCGTGGTCCGTCATGACGAAATCCTGTTCGATCCCGGGTCTGGCGTGCCGCTTCTGCTTGGTCACCGCGACGTGGCCCGTTGCGCGGACCTGCGCGAATCCGCCCTTCTCCTGGGTGCCGACGATCATGCCCAGTATTTCGCCCTGGATTATTCCCGGCTGTCCACCACGGCCGGCAACTGCGTCGACGGCCTGGGCGTGTTTGAAAAGCTGCGTCAGCACACCGCCATCCTGCCTCCGGAACAGGCCGCGTTACTCGGCTTCGCCCGTTCCGCCGTGGGCTGGACAAACGCCGCCCGTTTTTGCAGCGCCTGCGGCCATCCCACCCAGGGCAACCCCCTGACCCTGGCCCGCGTCTGCTCCAACCCGGATTGCGGCAAGCACCATTTCCCCCGGGTCGATCCGGCCATGATCGTCCTTGTTCACCGCGACGACAGCTGCCTGCTCGGACGCCAGACCTCGTGGCGGCCCAGGATGTATTCGGCCATCGCCGGCTACGTGGAACCCGGCGAAAGCGTCGAGGACGCCGTGTGCCGCGAAACCTGGGAGGAAACAGGTATCCGGCTTGGCGACATCCGTTACCATTCGTCCCAGCCCTGGCCCTTTTCCGGTTCCATCATGCTCGGATTTCACGCCACGGCCAAAACCACGGACATCCGCCTGGCCGACCAGGAGCTGGAGGACGCGCGCTGGTTTTCGCGCGCCGAAATCCCCGACCTGCTGGACCAGGGCGTGCTGGTTCTACCGCCCACCGACACCATCGCCCGCCGCCTGTTCGATGCCTGGTTCACCCCAAGGCACCCCTCGTGA